The nucleotide sequence AGACATTTAACAACTGATGGTGGAGACACAATGTCGCCAAAATGTTCCATTGTCATGACATCAAGTAGACATCCATTACGTGACAGTGTGTCACGTAATGGATGTGACACACCACAGGTATGCATTGCCTGCATACCTGTGGTTAAAACCAGATGcctgtgcgtgtgagtgtgaacATTGTGGGAAAAATGCTTCTCATGAACTCCTGCCTCTCTTCTGGGGGAGCAGTAACTTTTCCTTGAAGCCTGCACTCAGTtttacaaaaaaatgttttgactGATACAGtcattgtgttatttttaaaaatgtgttacaCATACCAATATACTTACATGTTAGCTTTTGGACCTATCATTTCAGAGCTACCATTCACCACTTTGTGAAATAGACCATTATACCCATAAGAACAACTTTCTGTAGAAgactaaaacattttcattaaaagttCAACCAATgcacaaaaactaaattaaactcaAATTTTGAAGTCATTTGCAAATTAATtgcagtcattaaaaaaaattaaacattgaTTTACATAAATCACTGAAAATTATgaggtaaaatattaaatatattgtttttgtttgaggATATGTAAAAAAGGTAATTATAATTAAAAGACCAGGCCGAAGGTGGTTAATGCTAATATTTCTTAATGCTAAGAGATGATTTGGATTTGGTACAGAACAATTGCACAAGCTTAGGAATGATATCAGAACAGGTAAACATGTCTCCGAGCATGTTCTCTGTCCATACCCGTATCTCCAGCTTGTTGCGTGTTTTCACACCCATTAACGTTGTGTTCTCCAAGTTGAAAAGGGAGAGTCTCATTACTCACGTAATGAGGGTTAAAATCTTGAACATACTGAACTATTGGCTGTACCGTTCCCTGTTCCTTGCTTCTTGTTTTGTCTGGGCCTTAGCAACCATCATGAAAAACCGGTTCACTTTCTAATTATCTACCTCATGTGAAATGCTTTCTGAGGGTGGAGCAAAGCGTTAAATATGTGGAGCGGGTGACGAGAGAGGCATTCGTCTTTGCAGCGAGAAAAGGATACTGTCAAATGGAAGGTGAGATTCGTCTTCAGAAATGTAAAGTCTGTTCTCTGCTCATTTGCTTTGTGAACCTTTTTTGATCATTGCATATAATAATCTGTTTTTAGAGAAATGTAATTGTTGAACATTTTTCACGTAATGCTTCTTTATTTGCAGATTTCACGATAAAAAATGTCAGTttggaaaataatgaaaaccTGGAGAAACACAGGACCGAGAGTTTCAGCAACTCCAAAATGGCGGTGGTCAGAAGAGGAGCCCCGTTCAAAGTCTGTCTTCAACTGGGTGGTCGACCCTTCAATCCCAAGACAGACTCTCTGAAAATCAAAGTTATGCTAGGTTGTTCAGATTTTTTATTCTATCTAGATTTCCTTGGATGGATATTTGTACGAGAGCAGACTTTTCTTAAGTCCTTCCGCTAACTGCCTACCCTGCTCTTCTCCTTAGGGCGCCTCTTTGTGGTGATGAGAGTCACTTTTTCCAAGAAAGTTTCCTCCTCTAAATGGAAAGCCTATATTGCCCCAGAGAATGTGGACTTGCAGAATCCCTCCATATTCATCACCTCTCCTGCCTCTGCCTCTGTGGGCTGCTATCGATTTCAGCTGTGTGCGTTCACTCagaacagaagaaagaagaCCTGTGCCTCTGGCAAATTCGTTCTCCTCTGCAACCCCTGGTGTCCTGGTGAGCGGGCTGCATCAACTCTTTGTGTGGATTCATCATAGCACCAGCCTGAACCATTTATGGTGTGCACAgagatgtgtgttgtttattgtattcAAATTCAAGTTTTATTTTCCACAGAGGACACGGTCTTTATTCCCTTTGAGGACCAGAGAGAGGAGTATGTCCTGAATGATTCTGGACTGCTGTTTATGGGGACATCTATGAACCCTACGTCAAGACCGTGGTCCTTCGATCAGGTATGAAACCAACAATCTGCCCGTCAAATTTCTGAAAGTTTGTTACCATTTAAAGGGAAGTGCTCTATTATCATAAAGGCTTCAGCAAAGTTTTGAACTTGAACCTACCTTCGATCGCAAGGTGGTCACTGTTACCTCACAGCGAGGAGGGCATGTATGGTTTACCTCCGGGtgctctggtttcctcccaccatcgGAAATCATGTATGTTGGGTGCATTAGGTTAGACTGGCCCTGGTTGTAAAGTGGCAGCATGCTCATTCGCAGCAGCTCAGCAATCTCATATACTTGAGAGCAAGTCTGCGTTCCTTTATTATAATCCGCTTATTCAGAAGTCTCTGTTTACATTAATTCTCTGAATTATTTCTCTCTCCCTTGTGAAGTACGAGTCTGATGTTCTGGAGACATGCCTGAGTCTGCTCCAGATCAGTCCTCAGCACCAACACAACAGAAGAATGGATTATCTGAAACGGAACAACCCGGTCTACATCAGTCGGGTCGTGTCCGCTATGGTGAGTGCAAACCGCCTGTGATTAAAAACAACTCATGTGAACCTCAAATAGAAACAAGTCCCATCTTGCCAGCGTCACAAAGCtctcaaataataaatgtctcGTGCCAAAACGCTGTAATTTATGCTGTTTGGTAAATCGACGGTTATTAAACTGTCATATACTTCATGGCCTTTGGGaactgaccttttttttttctccgccATCCTTGCAGATCAACAGCGAGGATGACCGTGGCGTGTTGAAAGGGAACTGGTCTGGTGACTTTAAACAAGGGGTTCATCCCTCTTCCTGGACTGGGAGTGGGGAGATCCTGAGACAGTGGGCTCAGACGGGCCACAGCCCGGTCAAGTATGGGCAGTGCTGGGTGTTTGCAGCTGTCATGTGCACAGGTAATTCTGACAAGATACCCAAGCAGCacaaaataataacaaactTCATTgtgaccttttttattttttagtagtTCTGCACATGTTTTCATcagcgtttgtgtttttaactgtgTTTTAATAACTTTGCAGTCATGAGAGTTCTTGGCATTCCATGTCGCATTGTTACCAACTTCAACTCTGCTCATGACACCAACGACAACCTGGTGATCGAGGAGTACTACACCGAAACTGGACAGAAGCTGAACTGCGGCAAGGACAGCATATGGTTGGTGTTTTCAATGTTTCTGAATATGTTTGACAGTTTTTTCGGACACAGTTTGTCTATCGTTTATTACATGGCTTTTGAAATCTGTGATGTTCATTCGGTTCAAGACAAAGGTAAAGCGCGTGAACGTGTTGTGATAATGTTCTTATATCTCATGGAAACAGGAACTTCCACGTCTGGGTGGAGTGCTGGATGGCTCGCAGCGATCTGGGGTTTGGACTGGATGGCTGGCAGGTCCTGGACCCAACCCCTCAGGAGAGgagtggaggtgtgtgtgacaATCAAAGCGCTTCTTCTTTGGTTATCTCTAAAATGTCTGAATAAACTAACTCTGACTTTCCCTTTTGACATTGCTCTATCTCAGGAGTGTTCTGTTGTGGCCCGGCCCCGGTCAAAGCTATCAAGAACCGGGGGTTTGAGCTGTTATATGACGTCCCCTTTGTCTATGCTGAGGTGAATGCCGATGTCCACTCAATTGTTTTGAGCGAGGGCCGGATGGTCAGTCTCGCCAAAGATACAGAGAGGGTCGGATCCTTTATCTGCACCAAAGCCGTTGGCTTCTCCAGAATGCAGAACATCACCGGAGATTACAAAAACATCAAAAGTATGAGCCAAAAGCATGAAATCAGTCATGAAATGGCTTAATATTCAAGCGAAGGCACACTTAGTTACTCACAGATTACTTTTGATCTTTACACTGTAGGCCCGACCGCAACGTTGAGATCCACAACTTCGACGTCCTCAGAAGACTCAACGTTAAGAAGAGGTAATTTGAATACATTGATCAGACTTGCAAAAGAATAATATGTAAGACATGTTCT is from Brachionichthys hirsutus isolate HB-005 chromosome 8, CSIRO-AGI_Bhir_v1, whole genome shotgun sequence and encodes:
- the tgm5l gene encoding transglutaminase 5, like; amino-acid sequence: MEDFTIKNVSLENNENLEKHRTESFSNSKMAVVRRGAPFKVCLQLGGRPFNPKTDSLKIKVMLGRLFVVMRVTFSKKVSSSKWKAYIAPENVDLQNPSIFITSPASASVGCYRFQLCAFTQNRRKKTCASGKFVLLCNPWCPEDTVFIPFEDQREEYVLNDSGLLFMGTSMNPTSRPWSFDQYESDVLETCLSLLQISPQHQHNRRMDYLKRNNPVYISRVVSAMINSEDDRGVLKGNWSGDFKQGVHPSSWTGSGEILRQWAQTGHSPVKYGQCWVFAAVMCTVMRVLGIPCRIVTNFNSAHDTNDNLVIEEYYTETGQKLNCGKDSIWNFHVWVECWMARSDLGFGLDGWQVLDPTPQERSGGVFCCGPAPVKAIKNRGFELLYDVPFVYAEVNADVHSIVLSEGRMVSLAKDTERVGSFICTKAVGFSRMQNITGDYKNIKSPTATLRSTTSTSSEDSTLRRARLSKGVAASLTLDKYPVAGEPVCFTVKITNMQRVAKTMKVHINAQVKEYNHSPTNTLMESHGAIQLAPMEVKLIHQQILPVQYEDVVGDDLINLAVVLQDTSTQERVLAAEEFNIASPQLTIQIADEDSIIKNKKHAATVTFTNPYSHPVSGVLTVAGAGLIQSKVHFRMHPLRPGGRMQQEVIFNPRMAGTKMLQAGLSLKSINSTIRGFKMVFVNRA